In bacterium (Candidatus Blackallbacteria) CG13_big_fil_rev_8_21_14_2_50_49_14, a genomic segment contains:
- a CDS encoding urease subunit gamma, which produces MRLTERETEKLLIFMAAELARKRQARGLKLNYPEANALISAEILEWARDGKSVAEIVQLGSTVLTRAQVMEGIPEMLSEIQIEATFPDGSKLITVHDPIR; this is translated from the coding sequence ATGCGCCTGACCGAGCGAGAAACAGAAAAACTGCTGATTTTCATGGCCGCTGAACTGGCTCGCAAACGTCAGGCCAGAGGCCTCAAGCTCAATTACCCTGAGGCCAATGCCCTGATCAGTGCCGAAATTTTGGAATGGGCCCGCGACGGCAAATCCGTAGCCGAAATTGTGCAATTGGGCAGCACCGTTTTAACACGCGCCCAGGTCATGGAAGGCATTCCCGAAATGCTGAGCGAAATTCAAATCGAAGCCACTTTTCCCGATGGCAGCAAACTGATTACCGTGCATGACCCGATTCGCTAA